One stretch of Ipomoea triloba cultivar NCNSP0323 chromosome 8, ASM357664v1 DNA includes these proteins:
- the LOC116027389 gene encoding receptor protein-tyrosine kinase CEPR1-like → MPSLFNSHLYISSLLSLQQLTITCSSIFIIIHTQKTILFPHKMALHQISFLLLLLLYSVSSSNQARLDEQSEFFSVMKKSLSGNFMGRWDGKAVCEYRGVVCDDEGYVVKIDVSGWSISGEFPGDVCYYLPKLRVLRLGHNKFHGGFPGSITSCSFLEELNMTATNLTGTLPDLSPLQALRALDLSYNLFTGDFPMSFTNLTNLEALVFNENGGFNPWELPEGISRLTKVKSLILTTCMLRGRIPAAIGNMSSLVDLELSGNSLVGRIPGELGRLKNLELLELYYNQLEGEIPEELGNLTKLRDFDVSVNRLTGKIPDSICLLPNLEVLQVYNNTLSGEFPAALANSTTLRILSLYTNYLSGEVPQNFGASSALEALDLSENQFSGKLPPKLCMGGKLIYILLLQNKFSGELPESYGRCLTLIRFRVSNNLLEGKIPEGIFGLPHASIIDVSYNRLNGSIPRTIGSAKNLSELFIQGNSISGMLPSEITGAINLVKVDLSSNLLSGPIPSEIGNLKRLNVLLLQGNEFTASIPDSLSSLKSLNYLDLSSNLLTGGIPESLGELLPNSMNFSNNMLSGAIPISFIMGGVLESFSGNPSLCVPAYLNSSDSSFPLCSESCDGKKVNLIWVVGISVGIVIVGIVLFLKRWCSQQREMTVHEDSLSSSVFSYDLKSFHRLSFEQREIFEGMVEKNIVGYGGSGTVYKVELGNGEAIAVKRLWSRKGKDSVSDEGEIVIDKELKTEVETLGSIRHKNIVKLYCYFSSLDCNLLVYEYMPNGNLWDALHKGKMVLDWPTRYQICLGIAQGLAYLHHDLLRPIIHRDIKSTNILLDIDYHPKVADFGIAKVLQARGGKDSTTTVIAGTYGYLAPEYAYSSKATTKCDVYSFGVVLLEVITGKKPVEAEFGENKNIVYWVSTKVETKEEAYEALDKRVSGWFKEDMMKVLRIAIRCTCRTPALRPTMNEVVQQLIEADPCRFDCCKLSSSNKTKEKDNVMIMKPN, encoded by the exons ATGCCATCACTCTTCAATTcccatttatatatttcttcCCTGCTTTCTCTGCAACAACTAACCATAACTTGTTCATCCATTTTCATCATTATCCACACACAAAAAACAATACTTTTCCCTCACAAAATGGCTCTTCACCAAATCTCTTTCCTCCTCCTTCTGCTATTGTACTCAGTTTCCAGCTCAAATCAGGCAAGATTAGATGAGCAGTCTGAGTTTTTCAGTGTGATGAAGAAGTCTTTGAGTGGGAATTTCATGGGGAGATGGGATGGGAAGGCTGTGTGTGAGTACAGAGGGGTTGTTTGTGATGATGAAGGGTATGTGGTGAAAATTGATGTGTCGGGGTGGTCGATTTCAGGCGAATTCCCTGGAGATGTGTGCTATTATCTCCCGAAACTGAGAGTTCTTCGCCTCGGGCACAATAAGTTCCATGGCGGCTTTCCAGGCAGCATCACTAGCTGCAGTTTCTTGGAAGAGCTTAACATGACTGCTACAAATCTGACAGGGACATTGCCAGATTTGTCCCCTCTGCAAGCCCTGAGGGCTCTTGATCTTTCCTATAATCTCTTCACAGGTGATTTCCCCATGTCTTTCACCAATCTCACAAACCTGGAGGCTCTGGTCTTCAACGAAAACGGGGGGTTCAATCCGTGGGAGCTCCCAGAGGGGATTTCCAGGCTGACAAAGGTGAAATCTTTGATCTTAACTACCTGTATGCTGAGAGGGAGGATCCCAGCAGCAATTGGGAACATGAGTTCCCTTGTGGACCTGGAACTTAGTGGGAATTCCCTGGTGGGCAGGATTCCAGGGGAGCTGGGGAGACTCAAGAACCTGGAATTGCTCGAGCTTTACTACAATCAGCTCGAGGGCGAAATCCCTGAGGAGCTCGGGAACCTGACTAAACTCAGGGACTTTGATGTGTCTGTGAATAGATTAACAGGCAAAATCCCAGACTCGATTTGCTTGCTTCCCAATTTGGAAGTCTTGCAGGTCTACAACAACACCCTCTCGGGAGAATTCCCGGCTGCTCTTGCAAACTCGACGACCCTGAGAATCCTGTCGCTTTACACCAATTACCTCTCTGGAGAAGTGCCACAGAACTTCGGGGCCTCGTCTGCACTTGAAGCCTTGGACCTGTCCGAGAATCAGTTCTCCGGGAAGTTGCCCCCGAAGCTGTGTATGGGAGGTAAGCTGATTTACATTCTTTTGCTGCAAAACAAGTTCTCAGGAGAGCTCCCTGAGAGCTATGGGAGATGCCTGACTCTTATCCGGTTCAGAGTTAGTAACAATTTGTTAGAGGGAAAGATCCCAGAAGGGATATTTGGTCTCCCACATGCTTCAATCATTGATGTTAGTTACAATCGCTTGAATGGCTCGATCCCGAGGACGATTGGGAGTGCTAAGAACTTGTCAGAGCTTTTCATTCAAGGCAACAGCATTTCAGGCATGCTGCCATCTGAAATCACTGGGGCTATCAATCTTGTTAAGGTTGATCTCAGCAGTAATCTCTTGTCAGGCCCAATTCCATCCGAAATCGGGAACCTGAAGAGGCTAAATGTGTTGCTTCTACAAGGTAACGAGTTCACGGCTTCAATTCCAGACTCATTGTCTTCTTTAAAATCCCTAAATTATCTTGATCTGTCTAGCAATCTCTTGACTGGGGGTATCCCAGAAAGCCTTGGTGAACTCTTGCCAAATTCGATGAATTTCTCGAACAATATGTTGTCTGGTGCTATCCCAATCTCCTTCATAATGGGGGGTGTGCTAGAGAGCTTTTCAGGGAACCCTTCACTTTGTGTTCCTGCCTATTTAAACTCATCAGATTCAAGCTTCCCTCTTTGCTCAGAATCCTGTGATGGGAAaaaggtgaatttgatttgGGTTGTGGGGATTTCAGTGGGAATTGTGATAGTTGGGATTGTTTTATTCCTGAAAAGATGGTGTAGTCAACAGAGGGAGATGACAGTCCATGAGGATAGCTTATCATCCTCGGTTTTCTCGTACGATCTCAAGAGCTTCCACAGGCTGAGCTTCGAGCAGCGCGAGATTTTTGAAGGCATGGTGGAGAAGAACATAGTGGGATATGGAGGATCAGGGACGGTTTACAAAGTCGAGCTGGGGAACGGGGAGGCCATCGCTGTGAAGAGGCTGTGGAGTCGAAAAGGGAAAGATTCGGTGTCTGATGAAGGCGAGATAGTGATAGACAAGGAACTGAAAACTGAGGTTGAGACTCTGGGCAGCATAAGACACAAGAACATTGTGAAGCTGTATTGCTATTTCTCCAGTTTGGACTGCAATTTGCTGGTTTATGAGTACATGCCTAATGGGAACCTCTGGGATGCTCTTCACAAAGGAAAGATGGTTTTGGATTGGCCTACTCGGTATCAGATTTGTCTCGGGATCGCTCAGGGACTAGCTTACCTCCATCACGATCTTCTTCGACCCATTATTCATCGAGATATCAAGTCCACCAACATCCTTCTCGATATCGATTACCATCCCAAAGTTGCAGATTTTGGCATTGCCAAAGTTTTGCAGGCTAGAGGAGGCAAAGATTCCACCACCACAGTCATTGCAGGAACATATGGTTACTTGGCTCCAG AATATGCATATTCTTCAAAGGCGACCACCAAGTGCGATGTGTACAGCTTCGGGGTGGTGTTGCTGGAGGTGATAACGGGGAAGAAGCCGGTGGAGGCAGAGTTTGGGGAGAACAAGAACATCGTGTATTGGGTTTCGACCAAGGTGGAGACGAAGGAAGAGGCGTACGAGGCCCTGGACAAACGCGTGTCGGGATGGTTCAAGGAAGACATGATGAAGGTGCTCCGGATCGCCATCCGTTGCACCTGCAGAACGCCCGCCCTTCGCCCAACAATGAACGAGGTCGTGCAGCAGCTCATCGAGGCCGATCCCTGCAGATTCGACTGCTGCAAGCTCTCGTCCTCGAATAAGACCAAAGAAAAGGATAATGTGATGATAATGAAGCCAAATTAA
- the LOC116027416 gene encoding receptor-like protein kinase 7, with protein MAAAVIFRPIFTAFFFFFFFSVAFSEELKTLLSIKSAFQSSVTDAFDTWNADTPLCAFAGITCGSNGAVVEIELSRRNLTGSVPFDLICGLEALEKLSLGNNKLSGKVGGQLDKCVGLKLLDLGNNLFAGSIPEIPSLSKISHLYMNRSGFSGRIPWDSVANMTKLEVLSLGDNPFEETSVPEGIAKLTRLNWLYLSNCSLIGEIPAGIGNLTELTNLELAMNNLSGEIPSGISNLKKLWQLELYQNHLTGKFPVGFGNLSNLQFLDASINNLTGDLSEIRYLNKLVSLQLFYNQFFGEVPTELGEFKNLIGLSLYGNQLTGPLPLKLGSWAEFDLIDVSENSFTGPIPPEMCNQGKLRRLLVLQNNFTGEIPKSYGNCTSLQRFRVSNNSLSGVIPSGIWGLPNLEIIDIRNNGFEGSLNSGIGNAKALAQLFLGNNKLSGDLPPEISGASALVSIDLSNNQFSGEIPITIGDLKKLNTLHLSNNEFSGSIPYSLGSCISLSDINIAQNSLTGKIPASLGFLPTLTSLNVSGNKLFGQIPETLSSLKLNLIDFSNNQLTGPIPESLSIEAYNGSFTGNNGLCSENIKFFRRCSREFSKPHNLYPLLFCLVAIPMAILISIAYFLYLKKKSEKYGERSLKEDSWKMKSFHLLSFTEDEILDGIKKENLIGKGGSGSVYRVVLRTGKELAVKHIMNSGETKLGSTTPMLGKRGTKSKEFEAEVQTLSSIRHVNLVKLYCSITSEDSSLLVYEYLPNGSLWERLHGCRKAEFGWSTRYEIAVGGARGLEYLHHCCDRPVIHRDVKSSNILLDQHFKPRIADFGLAKIVRPELDKDSSHVIAGTHGYIAPEYGYTHKVNEKSDVYSFGVVLMELVSGKRPIEPEYGDNNDIVRWVGNKLKNKESVLSIIDPSIQAPHIEDAVKVLKIANMCTSRLPNLRPSMRNVVKMLEDAEPCRVLGIIVSKEGDDEKFESCTP; from the exons ATGGCGGCCGCCGTGATTTTCCGGCCAATCTTCAccgccttcttcttcttcttcttcttctccgttgCCTTCTCCGAAGAGCTTAAAACTCTCCTATCCATCAAGTCCGCCTTCCAGAGCTCCGTTACCGACGCGTTCGACACGTGGAACGCCGATACGCCGCTCTGCGCCTTCGCCGGAATCACGTGCGGATCTAATGGCGCCGTCGTAGAAATCGAGCTGTCTCGCCGGAACCTCACCGGCTCTGTtccttttgatttgatttgcgGTTTGGAGGCCTTGGAGAAGCTCTCGCTCGGGAATAACAAACTTTCCGGAAAAGTCGGGGGGCAGTTGGATAAGTGCGTTGGGCTGAAATTATTGGACCTCGGGAATAATTTGTTCGCCGGATCAATCCCGGAGATTCCATCTCTCAGTAAGATTTCTCATTTGTACATGAATCGCAGTGGATTCTCCGGGAGAATCCCGTGGGATTCTGTGGCCAATATGACTAAGCTAGAAGTTCTTAGTCTCGGCGATAATCCGTTTGAGGAAACTTCAGTGCCGGAGGGGATTGCGAAGCTTACACGCTTGAATTGGCTCTACTTATCCAATTGCAGTCTTATAGGGGAAATCCCGGCCGGAATTGGGAATTTGACGGAGCTCACAAACTTAGAGCTAGCAATGAATAATCTTTCCGGCGAAATTCCTTCTGGAATTTCTAACCTCAAAAAACTATGGCAACTTGAACTTTACCAGAACCATCTCACCGGAAAGTTCCCCGTGGGGTTCGGAAACCTCTCCAATCTCCAATTCTTGGATGCTTCAATAAATAATCTCACCGGTGATCTATCTGAAATCAG GTACTTGAATAAGCTCGTTAGTCTACAGCTTTTTTACAATCAATTTTTCGGTGAAGTCCCGACGGAGTTGGGAGAGTTCAAGAATCTGATTGGGTTGTCACTATACGGTAACCAACTCACCGGACCACTGCCTTTAAAGCTTGGGTCGTGGGCGGAGTTTGACCTCATTGACGTGTCGGAGAATTCCTTCACGGGGCCAATTCCGCCGGAGATGTGCAATCAGGGGAAGCTAAGAAGGCTTTTGGTTCTTCAGAACAACTTCACTGGAGAAATCCCGAAAAGCTATGGTAATTGCACGAGTCTCCAGCGTTTTCGAGTGAGCAATAATTCACTTTCCGGCGTAATTCCTAGTGGGATTTGGGGTCTGCCTAATCTTGAAATCATAGATATTAGGAACAATGGGTTTGAAGGTTCTTTAAATTCAGGTATTGGAAATGCAAAGGCCTTGGCACAGTTATTTCTGGGTAATAACAAACTCTCCGGTGATTTGCCGCCGGAAATTTCTGGAGCTTCGGCCTTGGTTTCAATCGATCTGAGCAACAATCAATTCTCAGGTGAAATTCCAATCACTATTGGAGATCTTAAAAAGCTCAATACCCTTCATTTATCAAACAACGAATTCTCCGGTTCAATTCCATATTCATTAGGCTCTTGTATCTCCCTTAGTGACATAAACATAGCTCAAAATTCCCTCACCGGAAAAATCCCCGCGTCTCTAGGGTTTCTACCGACCTTAACATCGTTAAACGTGTCGGGAAATAAACTCTTCGGTCAAATCCCAGAGACCTTATCGTCTTTAAAGCTCAACCTCATAGATTTCTCCAACAATCAACTAACCGGCCCCATACCGGAATCTCTTTCCATCGAGGCGTATAACGGTAGCTTCACTGGAAACAACGGTCTCTGCAGTGAAAACATAAAGTTTTTCCGGCGGTGTTCAAGGGAATTCTCCAAACCTCATAATCTCTACCCTCTTTTGTTCTGTTTAGTGGCTATTCCAATGGCGATCCTCATTTCAATAGCCTATTTCCTCTACTTAAAGAAGAAGAGCGAAAAGTATGGGGAGCGGTCTTTAAAGGAAGACTCTTGGAAAATGAAATCTTTCCATTTATTGAGTTTCACGGAAGATGAAATCCTCGATGGGATCAAGAAAGAGAATCTAATCGGAAAAGGCGGTTCCGGCAGCGTGTACAGAGTGGTCCTCAGAACCGGCAAAGAATTGGCGGTGAAACATATCATGAACTCCGGCGAAACAAAGCTGGGGTCCACGACTCCGATGCTGGGGAAACGTGGGACGAAATCAAAGGAATTTGAAGCGGAAGTGCAAACTCTGAGCTCAATTCGACATGTTAACCTTGTGAAGCTGTATTGCAGCATAACCAGCGAGGATTCGAGCCTGTTGGTTTACGAGTATTTGCCGAACGGGAGTTTATGGGAGCGGTTGCACGGCTGTCGGAAGGCGGAGTTTGGGTGGTCGACGAGGTACGAGATTGCGGTCGGCGGTGCCAGGGGATTGGAGTATTTGCACCACTGCTGTGACCGGCCGGTGATTCACCGGGATGTGAAGTCTAGTAATATTTTATTGGACCAGCATTTCAAGCCCAGAATCGCAGATTTTGGTCTTGCTAAGATTGTACGGCCAGAGTTGGACAAAGATTCAAGTCATGTCATTGCCGGGACTCATGGATACATTGCCCCAG AATACGGATACACGCACAAAGTGAACGAGAAGAGCGACGTGTACAGCTTCGGAGTGGTACTGATGGAGCTCGTGTCGGGGAAAAGGCCAATAGAACCAGAGTATGGAGACAACAATGACATTGTGAGATGGGTGGGCAACAAGCTGAAGAACAAAGAGAGTGTGCTAAGCATAATTGATCCAAGTATCCAAGCACCCCACATAGAAGATGCAGTGAAGGTCCTAAAGATTGCCAATATGTGCACTTCTAGGCTTCCCAACCTAAGGCCAAGCATGAGGAATGTGGTTAAAATGCTAGAAGATGCAGAGCCTTGCAGGGTGCTGGGGATTATAGTCAGCAAAGAAGGTGATGATGAGAAATTTGAGTCTTGCACTCCTTAG